The proteins below come from a single uncultured Carboxylicivirga sp. genomic window:
- a CDS encoding M48 family metallopeptidase has translation MIKLMKKWPVSLGVVLVVSLLVSCATNPITGRKQLNLVSDSEVMSMSFTQYQEFLKENKISTDKEKTATIKKVGKKIAAAVEKYMTDNGYSSQIAGFEWEFNLVEDETPNAWCMPGGKVVFYTGILPYCQDETGIAVVMGHEIAHAVAKHGSERMSQQMAVQYGGTALTVLMDEKPEQTQQLAMAAFGLGSQYGVMLPFSRAHETEADKMGLIFMAMAGYDPNEAVPFWQRMSDMGGQKPPEWMSTHPADETRVKDLKAYMPEAMKYYKK, from the coding sequence ATGATAAAGCTTATGAAAAAATGGCCGGTATCATTGGGTGTAGTGCTGGTTGTTAGCCTATTGGTTTCTTGTGCTACTAATCCTATTACGGGTCGAAAACAGTTGAATTTGGTATCCGATTCAGAAGTTATGTCGATGAGTTTCACTCAATACCAAGAGTTTTTGAAAGAAAACAAGATATCGACAGACAAAGAAAAAACAGCTACGATTAAAAAGGTAGGTAAAAAGATTGCTGCAGCTGTTGAAAAATACATGACCGATAATGGTTATTCAAGCCAGATTGCAGGATTTGAGTGGGAATTTAACCTCGTTGAAGATGAAACACCTAATGCATGGTGTATGCCAGGCGGTAAAGTGGTATTTTATACAGGTATTCTTCCTTATTGCCAAGATGAAACAGGTATAGCCGTTGTTATGGGACACGAAATTGCCCATGCCGTTGCTAAGCACGGAAGTGAGCGTATGAGTCAGCAAATGGCCGTTCAATATGGAGGAACAGCTCTTACTGTATTAATGGACGAAAAGCCAGAACAAACTCAACAGTTGGCAATGGCTGCCTTTGGTCTTGGCTCACAATATGGTGTGATGTTACCTTTTTCAAGAGCTCATGAAACAGAAGCCGATAAAATGGGCTTGATTTTTATGGCGATGGCAGGATATGATCCAAACGAAGCTGTTCCGTTTTGGCAGCGTATGTCTGATATGGGCGGACAAAAACCACCAGAATGGATGAGTACTCACCCTGCTGACGAAACAAGGGTAAAAGACCTGAAGGCCTACATGCCTGAAGCAATGAAATATTATAAGAAATAG
- a CDS encoding DMT family transporter, with protein sequence MKTIVKSHAKLHFVVLLYGFTAILGKLVSLPAPQLVWYRMFIAALVLGIFMRLKGIPFAIGKKNVIKIMGVGLVVAFHWITFFGAVKISNVSVTLGCMASTTLFASFLEPIIFRKKVKWIEVFIGIIIISGLYLIFQFELGYLKGILTALTSAFLAGLFTVLNKLFIDKHHPVTISFYEMGSGFAAITVFLALTGTFNEKMLVPTTMDVLFILILGVICTAYAFVAAVDVMKYLSAYTVVLAINMEPVYGILLAFTIFGQSEFMSAGFYVGTAIILLAVFLYPILTNKKG encoded by the coding sequence ATGAAAACAATTGTAAAAAGCCATGCCAAGCTCCACTTTGTAGTTTTACTCTATGGTTTCACTGCTATTTTAGGCAAACTTGTTAGTTTACCTGCCCCGCAATTGGTTTGGTATCGAATGTTTATTGCAGCTCTTGTTTTGGGTATTTTTATGCGATTAAAAGGTATTCCGTTTGCAATAGGTAAAAAGAATGTCATAAAAATTATGGGAGTTGGTTTGGTCGTTGCCTTTCATTGGATCACATTTTTTGGAGCTGTTAAAATTTCAAATGTGTCAGTAACGCTAGGATGTATGGCTTCTACCACCCTATTTGCTAGTTTTCTTGAGCCTATCATCTTTCGAAAAAAAGTTAAATGGATTGAAGTATTTATAGGCATTATCATTATTAGTGGTTTATACCTTATCTTTCAATTTGAATTAGGTTATTTAAAAGGAATACTAACCGCACTTACATCGGCTTTTTTGGCAGGTTTATTTACAGTACTAAACAAATTGTTTATTGATAAACATCATCCTGTAACCATTAGTTTTTACGAAATGGGCAGTGGTTTTGCAGCCATTACAGTTTTTCTTGCCTTAACAGGTACATTTAATGAAAAAATGCTTGTACCAACAACAATGGATGTGCTTTTTATACTGATTTTAGGAGTTATTTGTACTGCTTATGCATTTGTAGCAGCTGTGGATGTAATGAAATATTTATCGGCTTACACGGTGGTTTTAGCCATTAATATGGAGCCTGTTTATGGCATACTTCTGGCTTTTACAATATTTGGCCAAAGTGAATTCATGTCAGCTGGTTTTTACGTTGGTACAGCTATTATTCTTTTAGCTGTTTTTCTATATCCAATTCTGACCAATAAAAAAGGCTGA
- a CDS encoding helix-turn-helix transcriptional regulator has protein sequence MIPGGDIQTKLFDLIREKIANNLSLAQEVAEILGISNDSAYRRIRGEKTLSLDEASQLCSYYNCSMDQFIAQQSSFLTFRQLDVAPGNFDKNKWLDFIYNNLLKINSVARKHILYLAKDPPIFQYFQFPEIASFKFFFWEKTIFNVNIKEGDKFTLSVIDNEIIEKCKKIATIVLKIPTTELWNEDTFRILLRQIEYYWISGYFASKEDLEKLINSIERWLNHNQKQAELGMKFLEGHPDHGIADTYTLYENEIILNDNTIFITTDDVQRVFITYNILGVLINDDAEFCQSVSSLHQTLISKSNMISKVGEKERNRFFNKLTGAIHHFKSSYQL, from the coding sequence ATGATACCGGGGGGAGACATACAAACTAAATTGTTTGATTTAATCAGAGAAAAAATCGCCAATAATTTATCGTTGGCACAGGAGGTTGCTGAAATTTTAGGTATTAGTAACGACAGTGCTTACAGGCGCATACGAGGCGAAAAAACACTGAGTTTAGATGAAGCGTCTCAATTATGTAGCTATTACAATTGTTCGATGGATCAATTTATAGCTCAACAATCAAGCTTCTTAACTTTTCGTCAGTTAGATGTAGCGCCCGGTAATTTCGATAAAAATAAATGGCTGGATTTTATCTATAATAATCTTCTGAAAATAAACTCAGTCGCGCGAAAACATATTCTTTATCTGGCAAAAGATCCACCCATCTTTCAATATTTTCAATTTCCCGAAATTGCTTCTTTTAAATTCTTCTTTTGGGAAAAAACAATATTCAATGTAAATATAAAGGAAGGCGATAAATTTACTCTTTCGGTTATTGATAACGAAATAATTGAGAAGTGTAAGAAAATAGCAACAATAGTGCTGAAGATTCCTACAACAGAGTTATGGAATGAGGATACATTTCGGATTTTGTTGCGTCAGATCGAGTATTATTGGATATCGGGTTATTTTGCATCAAAAGAAGACCTTGAAAAGCTTATAAACAGCATAGAAAGGTGGCTTAATCACAACCAAAAACAAGCCGAATTAGGTATGAAATTCCTTGAAGGCCATCCTGATCATGGCATTGCGGATACTTATACACTTTACGAAAATGAGATTATTCTGAATGATAATACCATTTTTATCACAACCGATGATGTACAACGAGTTTTTATAACCTACAATATTTTGGGTGTATTGATAAACGATGATGCCGAATTTTGTCAATCAGTTTCAAGTCTTCATCAGACGTTAATATCTAAATCAAACATGATTAGTAAAGTCGGAGAGAAGGAACGAAATCGCTTTTTTAATAAATTAACTGGAGCCATTCATCATTTTAAATCATCCTATCAACTGTAA
- a CDS encoding DUF5723 family protein → MKSILFKYIFIIFLLGSSLSAMGQAPMSLYYLKNTPQSVLMNPAKEPRPNFFIGIPMVSSLTSFQSDVPLTNFIQVNSEGIPLSPLNNGFDYGKLYDKMGDGLNLRVDQQIIPLMFGFRTKKGYFTFSFREKVAINYGLPKGFFMLMENGTPDNTTISLKGLNMQHTIYHEFAFSYSRPINDKLTVAARIKPLFGVAATKTDFSEFEIHTSRTSYDLIANADILTSIPGIEDVEYDEDGFPTDIDMEDVDTDYLLNNSLSFTNPGVAFDLGAVYDLNQKWSFSAALNDLGAIKWKDNLHSLSARGSYSYQGAKIDSSIIDNEAKIGDDILDSLLAGVNVTHDAESFRTGLSPVLYLGAEYNVNHVFSLGFLSRSIFQKDFYRQDFNFSANLNLYHRLATSVNYNIDIRGVSHLGLGVSSFIGPLQLYVMVDKIPMSYRNYTIDGDDIPIFGEMQSASVMFGLNLVFGSKGFKDKPMLNLQER, encoded by the coding sequence ATGAAATCAATATTATTTAAATATATATTTATCATTTTTCTATTGGGTAGTTCATTATCGGCAATGGGCCAGGCTCCAATGTCGTTGTACTATCTTAAAAATACACCACAAAGTGTATTGATGAATCCGGCTAAAGAGCCACGCCCTAACTTCTTCATTGGCATACCCATGGTTAGTTCACTTACTTCTTTTCAGAGTGATGTACCTTTAACCAATTTTATTCAAGTAAATTCTGAAGGTATACCATTGTCTCCATTAAATAATGGTTTTGATTACGGAAAACTATATGATAAAATGGGTGATGGGCTTAACTTAAGAGTTGATCAGCAAATTATACCGTTAATGTTCGGATTCAGAACAAAAAAAGGATATTTCACCTTTTCATTTCGCGAGAAAGTAGCAATTAACTATGGTTTACCCAAAGGCTTTTTTATGCTGATGGAGAATGGTACACCTGACAACACAACCATTAGTTTAAAGGGCTTAAATATGCAACACACCATTTATCATGAGTTTGCATTTAGCTACAGTCGCCCGATAAATGATAAATTAACTGTTGCTGCACGTATCAAACCGTTGTTTGGAGTAGCGGCAACCAAAACAGATTTTTCTGAATTTGAGATACATACATCACGTACATCATACGATTTAATAGCTAATGCTGATATTTTAACATCAATACCTGGTATTGAAGATGTTGAATATGATGAAGATGGCTTTCCAACGGACATTGATATGGAAGATGTAGATACTGATTATCTGTTGAATAATTCATTGTCATTTACCAATCCGGGAGTTGCATTTGATTTGGGAGCTGTTTATGATTTAAATCAAAAATGGTCTTTTTCTGCAGCTTTAAATGATTTGGGAGCCATAAAATGGAAGGATAACCTTCACTCTCTTTCTGCGCGTGGATCATATAGTTATCAGGGAGCAAAAATCGATTCAAGTATCATTGATAACGAGGCAAAAATTGGAGATGATATTTTAGATTCATTATTGGCAGGAGTGAATGTTACACACGATGCAGAATCATTCAGAACCGGTTTAAGTCCTGTGTTGTATTTAGGAGCAGAATATAATGTTAATCACGTATTTTCATTAGGCTTTCTATCGCGCAGTATATTTCAAAAGGATTTTTACAGACAGGATTTTAATTTTTCGGCTAATTTGAATTTATACCACCGTTTAGCAACATCAGTAAACTATAATATTGATATAAGAGGTGTAAGTCATTTAGGACTTGGTGTATCGAGTTTTATAGGACCGCTGCAACTTTATGTAATGGTTGATAAAATACCAATGTCTTATCGAAACTATACCATTGATGGCGATGATATTCCAATATTTGGCGAAATGCAAAGTGCTTCGGTAATGTTTGGGTTAAATCTTGTTTTTGGATCAAAAGGTTTTAAAGATAAACCAATGCTTAATCTGCAAGAACGATAA
- a CDS encoding FAD-dependent oxidoreductase translates to MNKKYVIVGGVAGGATTAARLRRVDEKAEIIMLEKGPHISYANCGLPYYIGGVIKDRQNLMVQTPESFNSWFNIDIRIHSEVTAIQANQKKVCVTNHQTGEKYELTYDKLILSPGASPIIPPIEGIKHKNIFTLRNVEDTDKIKAFVDDEKPATAVVVGAGFIGLEMAENLHHRGLNVTVVEAAPQVMNMLDPEMAAGLHQHFKENNVGLYLNNAVKAFKENAQGSLDVCLADGDVLNADFVILSIGVRPDNKLAKEAGLKIGETGGVWVNEYLQTSDEHIYAVGDSIEFPHQISKKPSLAFLAGPANKQGRILADNLTFGHTKTYNGSIGTAIAKVFDLTAGISGLADKSLKAAGIKYASTIVNNGSHAGYYPGAMQMTTKISFCPETGRLYGAQIVGYKGVDKRLDILATIIKNEGTIYDLQEIEHAYAPPFSSAKDPVNQAGFNAENIIRGLFKPLSAYELSEIELSEVTLVDTRTADEFALGALDGALNIPIDAIRTSLDRIPKDKKVILYCGVGMRGYLAARILRQNGFEEVYNLSGGLKVFNNAMKPQDNKLQFTENAEAVQVEVSKNTPVIKTDILEVDACGLQCPGPIMKLKSEMDKLPTQGQLMIKASDPGFYNDVASWCKVTGNDLLTREKGNGEITAIIRKNDVLKEGFSVQDKGDNKTLIVFSDDMDRTLASFVIANGAAAMGKRVTIFFTFWGLNVIKKPNKPKVKKGVMDKMFDIMMPKHSGDLKLSNMNMGGMGAKMMKKRMKDKKVDSLDVMIQNAVSSGINLIACQMSMDVMGVKKEELIEGVNIGGVANYLEEAEKSNVNLFI, encoded by the coding sequence ATGAATAAAAAATATGTCATTGTAGGAGGCGTTGCGGGCGGAGCAACAACAGCTGCACGTTTGCGCAGGGTAGACGAAAAAGCTGAAATCATCATGTTGGAAAAAGGACCACATATTTCATATGCCAATTGTGGCTTACCTTATTACATTGGTGGAGTAATAAAAGATCGACAGAATTTGATGGTTCAAACGCCCGAAAGTTTCAATTCATGGTTTAATATTGATATTCGCATTCATTCCGAAGTGACAGCTATTCAAGCTAATCAGAAGAAAGTATGTGTAACCAACCATCAAACAGGTGAAAAATATGAGCTGACGTATGATAAATTGATTCTTTCTCCGGGAGCATCTCCAATTATTCCACCCATTGAAGGAATAAAACATAAAAATATATTTACTCTTCGTAATGTAGAGGATACGGATAAGATTAAAGCTTTTGTTGATGATGAGAAACCTGCCACAGCAGTTGTAGTGGGCGCTGGTTTTATTGGTTTAGAAATGGCTGAAAATCTTCATCACAGAGGGCTAAATGTTACGGTTGTTGAAGCGGCTCCGCAAGTTATGAATATGCTTGATCCGGAAATGGCAGCTGGTTTACATCAGCATTTTAAAGAAAACAATGTTGGATTATATCTCAATAATGCTGTCAAAGCTTTTAAAGAGAATGCTCAGGGAAGTCTGGACGTTTGTTTAGCTGATGGAGATGTGTTAAATGCCGATTTTGTTATTCTATCCATTGGGGTTCGCCCGGATAATAAGCTTGCTAAAGAAGCTGGTTTAAAAATAGGAGAAACAGGTGGCGTGTGGGTAAATGAATATCTTCAAACATCAGATGAACATATTTATGCAGTAGGCGATAGTATTGAGTTTCCTCATCAAATTTCGAAGAAGCCTAGTTTGGCATTCTTAGCGGGTCCGGCAAATAAACAAGGACGTATTTTGGCCGACAATCTTACCTTCGGACATACAAAAACATATAACGGTTCCATTGGAACTGCAATAGCCAAAGTATTTGATTTAACCGCTGGTATTTCAGGTTTGGCAGATAAGAGTTTGAAGGCTGCAGGCATCAAATATGCATCAACCATTGTAAATAACGGTTCGCATGCAGGATATTACCCGGGAGCTATGCAGATGACCACAAAGATTTCTTTCTGTCCGGAAACAGGTCGTTTATACGGAGCTCAGATTGTTGGATATAAAGGTGTAGATAAGCGCTTGGATATTTTAGCAACTATCATCAAAAATGAAGGAACTATTTACGATTTACAGGAAATAGAGCATGCTTATGCGCCTCCGTTTAGTTCTGCTAAAGATCCTGTGAATCAGGCCGGTTTTAATGCCGAAAACATAATCAGAGGATTATTTAAACCATTGTCGGCATATGAATTAAGTGAGATTGAATTAAGTGAAGTTACTTTGGTTGATACGCGTACTGCAGATGAGTTTGCTTTGGGGGCACTTGATGGAGCCCTTAACATTCCAATTGATGCTATTCGTACCAGTTTAGATCGTATTCCGAAGGATAAAAAAGTAATTCTGTATTGTGGAGTTGGTATGCGAGGATACCTGGCAGCGCGTATATTACGTCAGAATGGGTTCGAAGAAGTATATAATCTTTCGGGAGGTTTAAAGGTTTTTAATAATGCAATGAAACCTCAGGATAATAAACTGCAATTCACCGAAAATGCAGAAGCTGTTCAGGTTGAAGTTTCAAAGAATACTCCAGTTATCAAAACAGATATTTTAGAGGTAGATGCGTGTGGTTTGCAATGTCCAGGGCCAATTATGAAGCTAAAATCAGAGATGGATAAGCTACCTACTCAGGGGCAATTGATGATTAAAGCCAGCGATCCGGGTTTCTATAACGATGTAGCATCGTGGTGTAAGGTAACTGGTAATGATTTACTTACTCGCGAAAAGGGAAATGGTGAAATAACGGCCATCATCCGTAAAAACGATGTGTTGAAAGAAGGATTTTCGGTTCAGGATAAAGGCGACAATAAAACACTAATTGTTTTTAGTGATGATATGGATCGAACATTAGCTTCTTTTGTTATTGCTAACGGAGCTGCAGCAATGGGTAAACGTGTTACCATTTTCTTTACATTCTGGGGCTTAAATGTGATTAAAAAGCCTAATAAGCCAAAGGTTAAGAAAGGTGTTATGGACAAGATGTTTGATATAATGATGCCAAAGCATAGTGGTGATCTAAAGCTATCAAATATGAATATGGGAGGTATGGGTGCCAAAATGATGAAGAAGCGTATGAAAGATAAGAAAGTAGATTCACTGGATGTGATGATACAAAATGCAGTTTCTTCTGGTATAAACCTTATAGCTTGTCAGATGAGTATGGATGTGATGGGAGTGAAGAAAGAAGAATTGATTGAAGGCGTTAATATTGGAGGAGTTGCCAATTATCTTGAAGAAGCAGAAAAATCAAATGTAAACCTGTTTATCTAA